A stretch of the Candidatus Woesearchaeota archaeon genome encodes the following:
- a CDS encoding A24 family peptidase, producing MIEYIVLSIVIATFLIASIEDIKKREVYDYINYSLAFLIIIIAIFDSMINSTLDPIKYTGFGILIGFALGSLLYYIGIWGGGDAKFLIGFSASIYYLRNFINKEETLYLIFTNLTTFSATIFKLFLESLRNYILILDGIFLLLIILQIIKSKNFKMFKSRFTLFTIIFLLLIGLYFHYSNFILILIGFASFLLIFFGDEDCFHSIYFKITKKIKNLKENEIPDSSIIENNKTIINYEDSKDGLTKEHIHILNEQIKENDKSIYLRKILPYSILVILNYLLYILKIISINETNIEILGFLFKFLLISFFVGAVIGILMLIYYYTKNFKKIKITFKKSEYIYFAINLLIPPILFAITKNTTTLILLLLIPVYFFVKILRKIEGHMFIKQIDLNNVTYGDWIAQDIKIKNKVIYTINDFKLGINEKQLENLKTLSKKHKELKKIYVKDGLAFLPPLFIGFIITILI from the coding sequence ATGATAGAATATATAGTATTATCTATAGTTATTGCAACATTTCTAATAGCATCAATTGAAGACATAAAAAAAAGAGAAGTATATGATTACATAAACTACTCTTTAGCATTTCTAATAATAATAATTGCAATATTTGATAGTATGATAAACTCAACTCTTGACCCAATAAAATATACAGGATTTGGAATTTTAATAGGTTTTGCTCTAGGCTCACTTCTTTATTACATAGGAATTTGGGGAGGAGGAGACGCTAAATTTTTAATAGGATTCTCTGCAAGCATATACTACCTTAGAAATTTTATAAACAAAGAAGAAACCCTTTACTTAATATTCACAAACCTAACAACATTTTCTGCAACGATATTTAAATTATTTTTAGAATCACTTAGAAACTACATACTAATACTTGACGGAATTTTTCTCTTATTAATAATACTTCAAATAATAAAGTCTAAAAATTTTAAAATGTTCAAATCAAGATTCACATTATTTACAATAATATTTTTATTACTAATAGGACTATATTTTCACTATTCAAATTTCATATTAATATTAATTGGTTTTGCATCATTTCTCCTGATATTCTTTGGAGATGAAGATTGTTTTCATTCAATATACTTTAAAATAACTAAAAAAATAAAAAATCTAAAAGAAAATGAAATTCCTGACAGTTCAATTATTGAAAACAATAAAACAATAATAAATTATGAAGACTCAAAAGATGGACTAACAAAAGAACACATCCACATACTAAATGAGCAAATAAAAGAAAATGATAAATCTATATACCTAAGAAAGATACTACCATACTCAATATTAGTAATATTAAACTATTTACTCTACATTTTAAAAATAATCTCAATAAATGAAACAAATATAGAAATACTTGGATTTCTATTTAAATTTTTATTGATATCATTCTTTGTAGGTGCAGTAATTGGAATTTTAATGTTAATATACTATTACACAAAAAACTTCAAAAAAATCAAGATTACATTCAAAAAATCTGAATACATCTACTTTGCAATTAACTTATTAATCCCACCAATCCTATTTGCAATAACAAAAAATACTACAACACTAATATTACTATTATTAATACCAGTTTATTTCTTTGTAAAAATTCTAAGAAAAATTGAAGGACACATGTTCATAAAACAAATAGACTTAAACAATGTAACATATGGAGATTGGATTGCTCAAGATATAAAAATCAAAAATAAAGTAATATACACCATTAATGACTTCAAACTTGGAATCAATGAAAAACAATTAGAAAATCTAAAAACACTCTCAAAAAAACACAAAGAACTCAAAAAAATATATGTAAAAGATGGTCTTGCATTCTTACCACCTTTATTTATTGGATTTATTATAACAATATTAATTTAA
- a CDS encoding ATP-binding protein, with amino-acid sequence MLARLFGKSNTYKFRIEIFGDIKTFDFLKVEHHDDEEVLTQVYNITRDGEKLIGDCKIIGYRDSGVLKNIRTPFTNDAKIDLADDDFIEDTVGLTRDSDAFIGVLEHHPNLRINLDLKKTITKHIAILAKSGAGKSYTVGVLLEEVIKKNIPIVILDPHNEYATIKYPNTDKRDMKRMDKFGIKSQGFLNQIKEYSPDTNVNPQCEPITLDLNSLKPQDLIESLPQKLSPAQQGLMFNVLSSLNNRVNFDELIFTISNEESNSKWSLITLLEELKKLRVYSTNPTPLNEIVKHKRASIISLKGVEPYVQETFVSGLIKSLFEARKKEEIPPFLLVLEEAHNFCPERSFGELKTSKIIRTIAGEGRKFGVGLCVISQRPAKVDKNVVSQCSTQIILKITNPNDIKSVISSSEGVDSDSENEIQKLNIGTCLLTGVIDIPLKVNIRPRISKHGGETIDITLPYEVEDADKRRSDEDVVNNISFGGDVEETREESRQRERVVKKEAIAMAESKKAENNEFLQYVAPEVEIEDAKVLLDSNDIETQLVSGVMIKMRTNDNKDVSILFDKVNKKVIKKIFPFEGYDADESITQMAGSEKKLFKTILTLSDKFNPAELLIKTDMMFNEILRVCDSLANKGLLKKKDRDFELVNVGFAKHLGDCNFYGNQKFEEVSYDKMYEEKISNSKVEELFSMFGTVENMKDIFILRYVGK; translated from the coding sequence ATGCTTGCAAGATTATTTGGTAAATCTAATACCTATAAATTTAGGATTGAAATTTTTGGTGATATTAAGACTTTTGATTTTTTAAAAGTTGAACATCATGATGATGAAGAAGTTTTAACTCAAGTTTATAATATTACAAGGGATGGAGAGAAACTGATAGGAGATTGTAAAATTATTGGTTATAGAGATTCTGGAGTTTTGAAAAATATTAGAACTCCTTTTACTAATGATGCAAAAATTGATTTGGCAGATGATGATTTTATTGAAGATACTGTTGGTTTAACTAGGGATAGTGATGCTTTTATTGGAGTTCTTGAACATCACCCTAATTTGAGAATTAATCTTGATTTGAAAAAAACAATTACAAAACATATTGCTATTCTTGCAAAGTCAGGAGCTGGTAAGTCATATACAGTAGGAGTTTTACTTGAAGAGGTTATTAAGAAGAATATTCCTATTGTAATTCTTGATCCTCATAATGAGTACGCAACTATTAAGTATCCTAATACTGATAAGAGAGATATGAAGAGAATGGATAAATTTGGTATTAAATCTCAAGGTTTTTTAAATCAAATTAAGGAGTATTCTCCTGATACTAATGTTAATCCTCAATGTGAGCCAATTACACTTGATTTGAACTCTCTAAAGCCTCAAGATTTGATTGAGTCACTTCCTCAAAAGTTATCTCCTGCTCAACAAGGTCTTATGTTTAATGTTTTAAGTTCTTTGAATAACAGAGTTAATTTTGATGAACTTATTTTCACAATTTCTAATGAAGAGTCAAATTCTAAATGGTCACTTATTACTCTTCTTGAAGAATTGAAGAAGTTGAGAGTTTATTCAACTAATCCTACTCCACTAAATGAGATTGTAAAACATAAAAGAGCATCAATTATTTCACTTAAGGGAGTTGAACCTTATGTTCAGGAGACTTTTGTATCTGGACTTATTAAATCTTTATTTGAAGCAAGAAAGAAGGAAGAAATACCTCCCTTTTTACTTGTTTTAGAGGAAGCTCATAATTTTTGTCCTGAGAGAAGTTTTGGAGAACTTAAGACTTCAAAGATTATTAGAACTATTGCTGGAGAAGGTCGTAAGTTTGGAGTTGGACTTTGTGTGATTTCACAAAGGCCTGCAAAAGTTGATAAAAATGTAGTTTCGCAGTGTTCTACGCAGATTATTTTAAAAATTACAAATCCAAATGATATTAAATCAGTTATTTCATCTTCAGAAGGAGTTGATTCAGATTCAGAAAATGAGATTCAGAAGTTAAATATTGGAACTTGTCTTTTAACTGGAGTTATTGATATTCCTTTGAAAGTTAATATTAGACCTAGAATTTCTAAACATGGTGGAGAAACAATAGATATTACTTTACCTTATGAAGTTGAGGATGCTGATAAAAGAAGAAGTGATGAGGATGTTGTAAATAATATTTCTTTTGGAGGAGATGTTGAAGAGACTCGTGAAGAAAGTAGACAAAGGGAAAGAGTTGTTAAAAAAGAAGCTATTGCTATGGCTGAGTCTAAAAAAGCTGAGAATAATGAGTTTTTACAATATGTTGCTCCTGAGGTTGAAATTGAGGATGCAAAGGTTTTGCTTGATTCAAATGATATTGAGACTCAACTTGTTTCAGGTGTGATGATTAAGATGAGGACTAATGATAATAAAGATGTTAGTATTTTGTTTGATAAGGTTAATAAAAAAGTTATTAAGAAAATTTTTCCTTTTGAGGGTTATGATGCAGATGAGAGTATTACACAAATGGCTGGGAGTGAGAAGAAGTTATTTAAGACTATTTTGACTCTTAGTGATAAGTTCAATCCTGCTGAGCTTTTGATTAAGACTGATATGATGTTTAATGAGATTTTAAGAGTTTGTGATTCTCTTGCAAATAAAGGTTTACTTAAGAAGAAGGATAGAGATTTCGAATTAGTTAATGTTGGTTTTGCTAAACATTTGGGTGATTGTAATTTTTATGGTAATCAAAAGTTTGAAGAAGTTTCTTATGATAAGATGTATGAAGAGAAGATTTCTAATTCAAAAGTTGAGGAGTTATTTTCGATGTTTGGAACTGTTGAGAATATGAAAGATATTTTTATTTTAAGATATGTAGGGAAATAA
- a CDS encoding ribosome assembly factor SBDS: MVKVDEAFEVRYKKGGNQFEVLVDFEKLNEYKKKHYAISVYDVLADVKIFKDQKKGDVASEILLKESFRGLSEDEILEEILLRGECQIPTSYTNKLREEKKMQVVNYIVENAVNPATKGKYTASMIESEINKLKFNFDPYIIFENQSEEVLKGLKKVIAISIDKIVLEVEIPPKYLGSFYGPFRKFGKILKEYYDRNGNLKIKLEITESLQDKVIDYIKHHTSGEGSYFISKD; this comes from the coding sequence ATGGTTAAGGTTGATGAAGCATTTGAAGTAAGATATAAGAAGGGAGGAAATCAATTTGAAGTTTTGGTTGACTTCGAGAAATTAAATGAGTACAAGAAAAAACATTATGCTATTAGTGTTTATGATGTTTTAGCAGATGTTAAAATATTTAAGGATCAGAAAAAAGGAGATGTTGCATCTGAGATTTTGTTGAAGGAGTCATTTAGAGGACTTTCTGAAGATGAGATTTTAGAAGAGATTTTACTTAGAGGAGAGTGTCAAATTCCTACTTCTTATACTAATAAACTTCGTGAAGAAAAGAAGATGCAAGTAGTAAATTATATTGTTGAGAATGCAGTTAATCCTGCTACAAAAGGAAAGTATACTGCTTCAATGATTGAGAGTGAGATTAATAAACTTAAATTTAATTTTGATCCATATATAATTTTTGAAAATCAATCCGAAGAAGTTTTGAAGGGTTTAAAAAAAGTTATTGCTATTTCTATTGATAAAATAGTGTTAGAGGTCGAAATTCCTCCAAAATATTTAGGTTCTTTTTATGGTCCTTTTAGAAAGTTCGGTAAAATTCTGAAAGAATATTATGATAGGAATGGAAATTTAAAAATTAAACTTGAAATTACTGAATCATTACAAGATAAAGTGATTGATTATATTAAACATCATACTAGTGGTGAAGGAAGTTACTTTATTTCTAAGGATTAA